The following proteins are co-located in the Pseudomonas sp. DY-1 genome:
- a CDS encoding FadR/GntR family transcriptional regulator: MDNPSAQQRPRRKHRSLAQELVSELSQQIQDGVIKRGEKLPTESAIMEAQGVSRTVVREAISRLQAAGLVETRHGIGTFVLDTPSPSGFRIDPATIVTLRDVMAILELRISLEVESAGLAAQRRSPEQLVAMREALDSFLKAAHGTDAVASDFQFHLQIAQATGNRYFTDIMTHLGTSIIPRTRLNSARIAHDDREHYLARLSREHEDIYEAIARQDSDAARAAMRLHLTNSRERLRQAHEEAEKGREA, from the coding sequence ATGGACAACCCAAGCGCCCAGCAACGTCCTCGCCGCAAGCATCGCAGCCTGGCCCAGGAGTTGGTGAGCGAGCTCTCCCAGCAAATCCAGGATGGCGTGATCAAACGGGGTGAAAAGCTGCCCACCGAGTCGGCCATCATGGAGGCACAGGGCGTTAGTCGTACCGTGGTTCGCGAGGCCATCTCGCGCCTGCAGGCCGCCGGGCTGGTAGAAACCCGTCACGGCATCGGTACCTTCGTGCTGGATACCCCGAGCCCCAGCGGCTTCCGCATTGATCCGGCGACCATCGTCACTCTGCGCGACGTCATGGCCATACTCGAACTGCGTATCAGCCTTGAGGTGGAGTCCGCCGGCCTTGCCGCGCAGCGTCGTAGTCCGGAGCAACTGGTGGCCATGCGCGAGGCGCTGGACAGCTTCCTCAAAGCTGCCCACGGCACCGACGCGGTGGCCTCCGACTTCCAGTTCCACCTGCAGATCGCCCAGGCTACGGGCAACCGATACTTCACCGACATCATGACCCACCTGGGGACAAGCATCATTCCTCGGACGCGCCTCAACTCCGCACGCATCGCGCATGACGATCGCGAGCACTACCTTGCGCGCCTGAGCCGCGAGCACGAAGACATCTACGAGGCAATTGCCCGCCAGGACAGCGATGCCGCTCGCGCGGCCATGCGCCTGCACCTGACCAACAGCCGTGAGCGGCTGCGTCAGGCCCACGAAGAAGCCGAGAAGGGGAGGGAGGCCTGA
- the kdgD gene encoding 5-dehydro-4-deoxyglucarate dehydratase has protein sequence MNPQELKSILSSGLLSFPVTDFDAAGNFNAASYVRRLEWLAPYGASALFAAGGTGEFFSLAPDEYSAVIKTAVDTCAGSVPILAGVGGPTRLAIQYAQEAERLGAKGLLLLPHYLTEASQEGVAAHVEQVCKSVNIGVVVYNRNVCRLTPALLEQLAERCPNLIGYKDGLGDIELMVAIRRRLGDRFSYLGGLPTAEVYAAAYKALGVPVYSSAVFNFIPKTAMDFYNAIARDDHETVGKLIDDFFLPYLEIRNRRAGYAVSIVKAGARIAGYDAGPVRAPLTDLLPDEYERLAALIDAQGAQ, from the coding sequence ATGAATCCACAAGAACTCAAGTCCATCCTCTCCTCCGGGCTGCTGTCCTTCCCCGTCACCGACTTCGATGCCGCCGGTAACTTCAACGCTGCAAGCTATGTCCGTCGCCTGGAATGGCTGGCTCCCTACGGCGCCTCGGCGCTCTTCGCCGCGGGCGGTACTGGTGAATTCTTCTCCCTGGCGCCGGACGAGTACTCCGCTGTCATCAAGACTGCCGTCGATACCTGCGCCGGCAGCGTGCCGATTCTCGCAGGTGTTGGCGGCCCGACTCGCCTGGCTATCCAGTACGCCCAGGAGGCCGAGCGTCTTGGCGCCAAGGGTCTGCTGCTTCTGCCTCACTACCTGACCGAAGCAAGCCAGGAAGGCGTGGCCGCCCATGTCGAGCAGGTCTGCAAATCGGTGAACATCGGCGTGGTGGTCTACAACCGCAATGTCTGCCGCCTGACCCCGGCGCTGCTGGAGCAGCTGGCCGAGCGCTGCCCGAATCTGATCGGCTACAAGGACGGCCTGGGCGATATCGAGCTGATGGTCGCCATTCGCCGCCGTCTCGGGGATCGCTTCAGCTACCTGGGAGGCCTGCCTACCGCCGAGGTCTACGCCGCCGCCTACAAGGCGCTGGGCGTGCCGGTCTACTCCTCCGCCGTGTTCAACTTCATCCCGAAGACCGCAATGGACTTCTATAACGCCATCGCTCGCGACGACCACGAAACCGTGGGCAAGCTGATCGACGACTTCTTCCTGCCCTACCTGGAAATCCGCAATCGCCGCGCTGGCTATGCCGTCAGCATCGTCAAGGCTGGCGCGCGTATCGCTGGCTATGACGCAGGCCCGGTCCGCGCTCCGCTGACCGACCTGTTGCCCGACGAGTACGAGCGCCTTGCCGCGCTGATCGACGCCCAGGGCGCGCAGTGA
- a CDS encoding single-stranded DNA-binding protein — protein MARGVNKVILVGNVGGDPETRYLPNGNAVTNVTLATSESWKDKQTGQQQERTEWHRVVFFGRLAEIAGEYLRKGSQVYVEGSLRTREWEKDGVKRYTTEIVVDINGQMQLLGGRPGSEGDAPRAPRPQREPQQSAPQQRPAPQPAAQPAPDYDSFDDDIPF, from the coding sequence ATGGCCCGTGGGGTTAACAAAGTCATTCTGGTTGGTAACGTCGGTGGTGATCCGGAGACCCGCTACCTGCCCAACGGCAACGCGGTGACCAACGTCACCCTGGCCACCAGCGAGTCCTGGAAGGACAAGCAAACCGGCCAGCAGCAGGAACGTACCGAGTGGCACCGCGTGGTGTTCTTCGGCCGTCTCGCCGAGATCGCCGGCGAGTACCTGCGCAAGGGTTCACAAGTCTACGTCGAAGGTTCCCTGCGTACCCGCGAGTGGGAAAAAGACGGCGTGAAGCGTTACACCACCGAAATCGTGGTCGACATCAACGGCCAGATGCAGCTGCTCGGCGGCCGTCCTGGCAGCGAAGGCGACGCACCGCGTGCTCCGCGCCCGCAGCGCGAGCCGCAGCAGTCTGCTCCGCAGCAGCGTCCGGCTCCGCAGCCAGCCGCCCAACCGGCTCCGGACTACGACAGCTTCGACGACGACATCCCGTTCTAG
- a CDS encoding aldehyde dehydrogenase family protein: MTEKRFDNYIGGEWVAGSGYSRNINPSDLADCLGEYAKADAAQVAQAIEAARVAFPSWSVSGIQARSDALDKVGSEILARREELGTLLAREEGKTLPEAIGEVTRAGNIFKFFAGECLRLAGEIVPSVRPGVAVEVTREPLGVIGLITPWNFPIAIPAWKIAPALAYGNCVVFKPADLVPGSAWALAEIISRAGFPAGVFNLVMGSGRVVGEAMVNDKRVDGISFTGSVGVGRSIAAACVARGAKVQLEMGGKNPQVILDDADLKLAVELAVQSAFYSTGQRCTASSRLIVTAGIHDRFVEAMAERMRAIRVGHALHSGIDVGPVVSQAQLEQDLSYIDIGRAEGARLVAGGERVRCETEGYFMAPALFADSEAGMRISREEIFGPVANVIRVASYEEALALANDTEFGLSAGIATTSLKYANHFKRHAQAGMVMVNLPTAGVDYHVPFGGRKGSSYGPREQGRYAQEFYTTVKTSYIGG, translated from the coding sequence GTGACTGAGAAACGCTTCGACAACTACATAGGCGGGGAGTGGGTGGCCGGCAGCGGCTACTCGCGCAACATCAACCCCTCCGACCTTGCCGACTGCCTGGGCGAGTACGCCAAGGCCGATGCCGCCCAGGTGGCCCAGGCCATCGAGGCGGCCCGCGTTGCCTTCCCGTCCTGGTCGGTATCCGGCATCCAGGCTCGTTCCGATGCACTCGACAAGGTGGGCAGCGAGATCCTCGCCCGCCGCGAGGAGCTGGGCACCCTGCTGGCGCGGGAAGAGGGCAAGACCCTGCCCGAGGCCATCGGCGAGGTGACTCGCGCCGGCAATATCTTCAAGTTCTTCGCGGGTGAATGCCTGCGCCTGGCCGGTGAAATCGTCCCGTCGGTACGCCCTGGCGTGGCAGTGGAAGTTACCCGCGAACCGCTGGGGGTGATCGGCCTGATCACCCCCTGGAACTTCCCCATCGCCATCCCGGCCTGGAAGATCGCGCCTGCGCTGGCCTACGGGAACTGCGTGGTGTTCAAACCGGCTGACCTGGTGCCGGGCAGTGCCTGGGCCCTGGCCGAGATCATTTCCCGCGCGGGCTTCCCCGCCGGCGTGTTCAACCTGGTGATGGGCAGCGGTCGCGTGGTCGGCGAAGCCATGGTCAACGACAAGCGCGTCGATGGCATCAGCTTCACCGGCTCGGTAGGTGTCGGTCGCAGCATCGCCGCTGCCTGCGTTGCACGTGGTGCCAAGGTGCAGCTGGAGATGGGCGGCAAGAACCCGCAGGTGATCCTCGACGACGCCGATCTCAAACTCGCCGTCGAACTCGCCGTGCAGAGCGCTTTCTACTCCACTGGCCAGCGCTGCACCGCCAGCAGCCGCCTGATTGTCACCGCCGGCATCCACGACCGCTTCGTCGAGGCGATGGCCGAACGCATGCGTGCCATCCGGGTCGGCCATGCCCTGCACAGTGGCATCGATGTCGGTCCGGTTGTGTCCCAGGCGCAGCTGGAACAAGACCTGAGCTACATCGACATCGGCCGCGCCGAAGGTGCCCGCCTGGTGGCTGGTGGCGAGCGGGTGCGCTGCGAGACCGAGGGCTACTTCATGGCTCCGGCGCTGTTCGCCGACAGTGAGGCGGGCATGCGCATCAGCCGCGAGGAAATCTTTGGCCCGGTGGCCAACGTGATCCGCGTGGCCAGTTATGAAGAGGCGCTGGCGCTGGCCAACGACACCGAGTTCGGCCTGTCTGCCGGTATCGCCACTACTTCGCTCAAGTACGCCAATCACTTCAAGCGCCACGCCCAGGCCGGGATGGTCATGGTCAACCTGCCCACTGCCGGGGTGGATTACCACGTGCCATTCGGTGGCCGCAAAGGTTCGTCCTACGGCCCGCGCGAGCAGGGCCGCTACGCCCAGGAGTTCTACACCACGGTGAAAACCAGCTACATCGGAGGCTGA